CCCGATTGGCTTCTGAAAAGGGAATTAAGGATGCTTTTCTGGCGTTTCTGGCAGACGATTCCGTCCTTTTTAGACCTCGTACCGTACAGGGTAAACAGTGGATGGCCGGGCAGCCTCCGACTCCCGGATTACTAAAATGGGAGCCTTCCTATGCCGAAGTTTCCGGCGCTAGAGATTTAGGTTTTACAACCGGACCCTTTACCTATGCAGCCTCTTCCGAAGAAGCCCCTTCCTCTTACGGTCAATTCTTTTCGGTTTGGAAAAAGCAATCGGATCAAGCCTGGAAAGTTGTGCTGGATGCAGGAATTAATCATGACAAACTGGACGCCAAGGTTTCCGTGACCTCGCGAACCGGCAAGGGGAAAGTTGTTTCCATCGAAACGCAGAACTCGGAGCAACAAAGTTTGATAAAAGTGGATCAAGAGTTGTCCCAATCTTACTCCTCAAAGTTTTTTGCTAAAGACGTAATTATTTTGAGAAATCAGGCATTGCCCAGGCGTGGTCTCGAGTCAGCGAAACCTCTATCCACTGATCCCTGCACATTTACTCGCGAAAAATTGGAGATTGCTGCAAGCACGGATCTTGCTTACACGTTTGGTTCATTTAAATGTCCAACTTTTGCGGGTGTGTACGTTCGAGTCTGGAGGAACGAAGATAACTGGAGAGTTGCGCTGGATTACAGCAGACCCGATCCGTAGTTTAATGGTAAGGTAGCAAAGTATCGCGGACGAGACTGTCCGAAAAGTCAGCTGGAGCGCGGACTTCCAGTCCGCAAAGACCTGTAGACTCGACAAGCCTTTGCGGGCAAAGATCCCCGCGCTACCACTAAAGCGCAGCAATTCCGGACTTTTCGGACAGTCTCGGGCGCCTCGCCCGCTACTTTTACTCATGGATCGAACGCTCTGGATTGCTGTTTTTGCAGCTCTTTTGATCACTTCCATTCCATCAGCGGCCGGTATTTTATTCCCTCCACCCGGCGGATCCTGGACCGGAATCCTTACTCGCAATACTGCTGATGTAAACGGCTATCTCAGCATGATTGAAGAGGCGCGGCAGGGTCATTTGCGTATGCGGAATCTGTTCACGGCCGAGCCACACCCTCACTTCCAAGTCCGGCCTCTGTGGATGCTGCTTGGTTTGACCGGAAGATTTTTTCCTTCACTCTCGAACGTCCATCTGCTGGAAATCGGAAGAGTGCTCACTTCCTTTTGTCTTCTTCTTTTGATCGCCGCCTTTGCGATGAGGCTGTTTGTCTCTCAGCGGGAACGTTTGATCGCTTTTCTGCTGATGACTTTCGGATCCGGATTAGGTTGGGCGCACTTCGTGAAGGATCCGCCCGATTTGCGGATCGTGGAGACTTCAACTTTTTTGACCCTGGTTTCTCCCCCGCTTTATTCTCTTTCTCTGTCCCTTGTTCTATCGATTTTGCTTCTTGTGGAAAGGATCTGGAACGGAGAAAGAAAATTGTTCTACGGTCTTCTCAGCGGCCTGTGCGGATTGTGGCTCGGTTTTGATCGTCCTTTCAGTCTTGCGCCTCTTGGATTTGTTATCGCCGTTTTTCTCTTCACAGCAATCGTGTTTCAAGGAGAAACAGACTTTAGAAAATGGTTCGGAGTGGCGCCGCTCGTGGTGGGTTCGCTGGCAGCGGTTGCGTATCAATTCGTTTCTCTTCGAAATATTCCCGTTTACGAAGAATGGAACCGGCAGCATGTGTTGCCCACACCGGAGTGGCCACGTCTGATCAGTTCGCTCGGATTTCTCCTGCCATTCGGCATTGTGGGCGGGCGATATTTTTTTGCGAAGAACAGAATCCTGGCGACTCTTTCCCTGAGCTTTATCATAGCCTCTCTGTTCTTTTCTCATCTCCCTCTGGGCTTTCAGGAGCGCTTTTTAGAGGGTCTTCCTGTCCTGACGGCACTTTTCGCTGCCTTCGGGTTGTTGCGTCTGCTGAATGTTTTCTCAAGGCCGGTGATCCAGACACTGATTGCAACTATTGTATTAGTAACCCTGACCTTTTCGCACTTTACTCCGCTGCGAAATGACCTGGCTGCCATAGCTCGCCAATCGCCTCCCCAATACATGCCGGACCAGTTATTGAGCCCCATGCGCAGTTTAAAAGATCTGGCAGCTCCAACCGAAGCAATCCTTTCCACTGAGGCGAGTGGAAATTTCCTGATTGCCTACGCGGGGAGACCAGTTGTTATTGCCCAGCGAATACAGACAGCGCGACATTATGAGAAAAGCAAACTTGTTGTTGCATTTTTCTCCACACCCGCAACGCACCTCCTATCGCGCCAGTTGTTTGGAAAAACAGGCGCAAACTGGCTTTTTTGGGGACCCGACGAAGCCAGGTTGTCCCGTGGTCGATTTGACCCGGTTCAGGCCGACTATTTAGAGATGAAGTACGATAATGGTCTCGTGCGTCTATTCAAGTTAAGATATAAATGACCACTGGTCACTTGCTAAAGGAGGCTCAGAATGGCGACATCAGTATGGACAGGAACAATATCTTTCGGGCTGGTTTCAATTCCCGTCAAAATGTTTACGGCGACAGCTTCTCATGATGTTTCATTTAATCTTTTGCACAATGAATGCCGGGGCCGAATCAACTTACAGAACTACTGTCCGCAATGCGAGCGCGTTGTGGAACGTTCTGAGCTGATCAAAGGGTATCAGTACGAAAAGAACCAGTACGCCATTGTCACGGAAGAGGACATAAAGTCAGTCAAACCGGAATCCAGCTCGATTCTGGATATTTTGAAATTTGTGGAAATCAACGAGATTGATCCTATCTATTTCGAGCGCACTTACTATGTAGGCGCAGATAAGGGGAGCGAAAAAGCCTTCGCGCTGTTGGCCAGAGCGATGGAAGATATGGGGAAAGCCGCGGTCGGAAGATTGGTGATGAGGAACCATGAATACCTTGTCTTGATTCGTCCCGGTATGGATGGATTGCTTGTTCATACAATGCTCTATTCGGACGAGATCCGCGAGAACGAATTTCGGGTCAGTAAAGACACGGAGCTGAGGGCAAAAGAGCTGGATCTGGCCAAGCAATTGATTGAAAGCCTTTCGGAGCCATTGAATATCGAAGAGTTCAAAAACGAATACATTAGTAAGATGGAAGAGATGCTGGAAGCAAAAATTCATGGACGGAAACTGACCGTGGTAACGCCGACTCAGCGTCCCAAAGTGACCGATTTGATGGACGCGCTGCAAAAGAGTGTGCAGATGGCGCGGGATAATAAACCGATGGCCCGGGTAGAAGATCGGAAGAAACTCAGAAAAGCAAGATGATCTATGCCAACGATTAATCTGGCTGTTCCCCATTCCTTGAAACCCGAAGAGGCCGTGCGCCGCATCAAAAATCTTGTGACCGATATCAAGGCGCAGTTTGCTGACAAAGTGACAGATGTGAAGGAAGAATGGACCGGCGCCAACGGTGCATTTGGCTTTAAGGTTATGGGCTTCGATATCTCCGGAACAGTCCGGGTCGATACCCGTGAAGTCCAAATTCAAAGCAGTTTGCCTTTCGCAGCATTACCTTTCAAAAGCCGGATCGAAATGGTCATTCAGGAAAAGGCCAAACAATTGCTTGCATAGATATACGCATTGTTCTGTCCGCTTCTCCACTGTAAAATGTTTTTCCGGCTCTTGAATAGAAAGTATTAGTTTGGGGAAGGGAGAAGGCTAACAGGAATAGTGCTTGAAACGCTTCTCATTGCATCAATTTTATAAGGATAGTGTTGCGACCAGATTTCTGGATCGAGCCATTATCACCCTCGTTTGTTTGCTGATTTTGCTGGTCCCCCTGCCATTTGGTTCGGTCGAACCGCGATCCATCTTCTGGATGGAAATAGCGGCCGGCCTCTGCTTTCTCCTATGGTTGACGAAACTGCTTTTCCTGGGAGATCCGGAGTATCTATCGTTGTTCCGGCAGCATCAGAAGGAAGAACGGGAGGCGTATCTTCGCACTCCTTATTTTCATCGACATCCCTTTGCGGGCCTGATACTGCAAGTTCTTACTTTTGGAAAGTGGCCGAGAAAATACGAAGCTACAAACCTTGTGGAAGAGACAAGTCCGGAGCCACGGCTACAGACGAAATTCTACTCGGTCTTCAGGTATCCTGTCCGCAACACAAAATTTGAATTGCTGGCGCTTGCGTTACTGAGTGTTCTCGTTTTTCAGGTACTCCCTTTACCGCATTTTGTCAGCAAGATTCTTTCGCCTCAAACAGCTCATCTTTACGAAACAGCGGCTCAGGCAGCGGAAACGAAAATCTCATTTCATCCGATTTCCCTCGATGCATTTCTCACTTTTTCGAAATTGTTGGAGTACACAGCTTATTTTTTTCTTTACCTGGTGATCATTAACGGAGTTCCGTCAAATGATTACTATCGTTTCATTCTCATAGCAGTGCTCGGTTCGGCCGCATTTCAGGCGGCTTACGGTCTCTCGGAATTTTACACGGGACATCAGCACATTTTTGCTTTTAAGAAAAAAGTGAATTTCGACGTTGCGACCGGAACATTTATTAACCGAAATCACTACGCTACCTATCTGGAAATGTCACTCCCGTTACTTTTTGCTCTCATCGCCGGATATCTTCATCAGGCCGGCAGGGGAGTCTGGCGGTCCCTAAAAGAAAGAATCGGTAGAGTTCTGGAAAATGAGGGAACCAAGGTCCTGCTACTGCCTCTCATAACGATGCTCATACCGGTTGCCATCGCTTGTTCGTTATCCAGAAGCGGAATCTTATTCACCACTGTGATGGTTGTAACGTTTTTCTTGTTATATGGCTTACTCAATAAGGGTCTTTCTCGAAATCTTTTCGTTCTTTTGTTGTTCTTTCTTGGCGCAGCCGTTGCTCTTGGTGTGATCTGGGAGCCATTGTTTGCGCGGTTTGCAAAAATTTCAACTGAATTTACAGCGGAAAGAGCCCGGCTATTGTTATATCGCGACACTGCTCGAATCTTTCTGGATTTCCCCATAGCCGGAACCGGCGCAGGAACGTTTATGCAAATGTTTCCCATGTATAGAAGCTTCATCGCCAATGACATTTACCGGTACGCGCATAATGATTACCTGCAGTTTTTATCTGAATATGGAATTGTCATGCTCTTCCTCTTTGCGGGCTTGTTTCTATTAATATTGCGCCGCTTGCGTAATCTAATGAAAAGGTCAATCAGCCGCATTCTGCTGATCCAATTGGGAGCTTTTTGTTCCCTGGTAAGCCTGGGATTGCACAGTCTGACCGATTTCGGAATCCAAATCCCTGCGATTGCGATCAACAGTGTAGTGATCCTGGCCTTATTCTGGAGAACACCAGGTGCCGAAGACAAAACCAGCTAAGACGAACGCCGTCTTTCCTTACGTTGCTTCGCTCGCTCTTCTTGCTGCCTACTCCTTTTTGTGCCTGCTGGTCTACGCGGACAGCTTGCTTGCAGTAAACAAACCCGGAAGAATGTTCGGGACCGGGCTCCACAGTGGAGAATATTGCGCTGACGCCGCGTACCGCTTGCAATTCCGGTCTCACATTCCTTCAGAGGTACATCATCTTTATAGTACAGCTCTTGTCAGATCTCCTGCTGATTACAATATTTTCCTGGACTATTTCATTCACCTGAGATACCTGGAATGCTGCAAAGATCAAACCGGGAAGCTCATGCGGGGCGCACTGGAGCGAAATCCCTCAAGCGTGAGACTTTATGTGAGAGCCGTGAACTATTTCCTACAAACGGGCAACCAGACAGAAGCCTTATTGTATTTTCAAGAAGCCGTTAAGATGCAGCCTGAGACACTGCATCAACTTTTTGCAATTGCCGGCGAAAGAGTCAGTGTTGAGGAGATCATCCGAGTCACGCCCAGGACAACGGAAACTTTACCTATTCTCGCCCAGGTTCTCGCAAGGAAAGGTCCAGAGACCAAACACGAATGGCTTCGAACAATTCAGGAGCTGCATTCGAAAGAAGTCGAGCCTTCTTTGAACATGAAAACAGCTGAGCAAGCGATGAAATTCGGGGAACTGGAACTCGCGAAACAGTATGCAGAAGCCGCACTCAGGCATCCGGAAACAGAAGGTCAAGCAAGAAAGATGCTGGCCAAGATTGAACTAAATCAGAGTCGCCAGAAGAAACCAAAACAGGTTCGCCGGAACTGAACGACTCGCTCCGCTGTGTTAAGATATGCGATTGGCGGGGTGGGGCGAACCCATTCGGCTACGCCATTTGAATGCTAATGCCGAATCATTCACGAATTTATCTGTCGCCACCGCATATGAGTGGCATCGAATTCGAATTTGTCAAAGACGCGTTTGAATCCAATTGGATAGCCCCTCTCGGGCCGCACGTAGACGCCTTTGAAAAAGAGTTTGCGCAATATTTGAACGTTCCTTACACTGCAGCCCTCTCATCGGGAACAGCGGGACTCCATATAGCAATGCGGTTGACCGGAGTTCAACCGGGCGATGAGGTGATTTGTCCCACATTCAGTTTTTGCTCCAGCGCGAATGCCATCGTTTATGAAGGCGGACGGCCCGTCTTTATCGATTCGGAAGAAAAATCCTGGAATATCGATCCCGGGCTTCTTGCCGAAGAGTTGTCCGAATGCGCACGGAAAGGAAAATTGCCGAAAGCGATTGTTACCGTTGATCTTTATGGTCAGTGCGCAGACTACCAGAAGATCCTGGAAATCAGCAGGCATTACGATGTTCCGGTCATTGAAGATGCGGCAGAAGCGCTCGGAGCAACTTATGGAGATCAAAAAGCCGGCGCTTTCGGAAAGATGGCTGTCTTTTCTTTTAATGGAAACAAAATCATCACCACATCAGGTGGCGGCATGCTGGTTTCCAGCGATGCGTCACTTATAGAACGCGCCCGTTTCCTGGCCACACAGGCAAGAGATCCGGCTCCCCATTATCAGCATTCGACGATTGGTTACAATTACCGGTTAAGCAATATTCTGGCCGCTATCGGCCGGGGACAACTCAGTGTTTTAAACGAGCGAATCGAAGCTCGTAGAAGGAATTTTGAAACATATCAGAAGTCTTTAGGAACGGTCCCCGGAATTCAATTCATGCCGGAGGCATCTTACGGGCTCTGTACTCGCTGGCTTACTTGTATTACAATCGATGCGAAAGCTTTCGGAGCAAGCCGTGAAGATGTTCGTTTGGCGCTGGAGGCTGAGAACATCGAAGCAAGGCCGGTGTGGAAGCCCCTTCACATGCAGCCTGTCTTTAGTGGGTATCGGATGCGGGGACGGGAGGTATCAGAAAAAATCTTTCAAACGGGACTCTGTCTGCCCAGTGGCTCCCAGCTTTCTTTTCTCGATCAGAAACGAATTATAGAAATTATTTTAAAAACCGGGAAATAATGGATTATCTTCGCGCGTCTTTCAGTAAGTTCATCATCAGGCATCGTCTGCCTTTGATCGTGCTGACAAACTTTGTGTTAATTGCGCTTTCCAACTATCTTGCTTTCTGGCTTCGCTTTGATGGAGAGATTCCTCCAAAATCCTTTGAATTAATGAAGGATATGCTGCCGGTTCTGATCTTGATTCGGGCGTCTCTGTTTTTCGTTTACCATCTGTATCGAGGATTGTGGCGGTACACCGGGATCTGGGAGCTCTGGAGCATCCTTTCAGCGACCTTTATTGGAAGCACGATCTTTTTTGTTCTAACTCATTTTATTCTTGGAATTCCAGCCTATCCGCGTTCCATCTTTATCATCGATTCCATCCTGCTTGTGTTTTTTCTTGGAGGAATCCGCCTGCCCTGGAGAATCTATCGGGAATTCATTCGAACCGCAAAAGGGAAAAGGGTGCTGATCTATGGTGCAGGTGATGCGGGAGAAATGATCGTTCGTGATATGAAGAATCATCCGCAATACCGTTACAATCCCATCGGGTTTGTGGACGATGATGGCGCCAAAGCAGGACAAAGCATTCATGGCGTTCCCGTTCTCGGAACAAGAAATTCCCTTTCCAGTATCATTCCGGACCGGAGAGTAGAGGAAGTAATTTTAGCGATTCCGAGCGCAGAACCGTGTGTTGTGCGAGAGGTTTTGAGACATCTGGAACCATTCAACATACCCATAAAAACCACACCCAACCTAAGGGA
Above is a genomic segment from bacterium containing:
- a CDS encoding nuclear transport factor 2 family protein — protein: MLRKRWLILLSTLFIVAAGVQTQDSVSSLIESELAFARLASEKGIKDAFLAFLADDSVLFRPRTVQGKQWMAGQPPTPGLLKWEPSYAEVSGARDLGFTTGPFTYAASSEEAPSSYGQFFSVWKKQSDQAWKVVLDAGINHDKLDAKVSVTSRTGKGKVVSIETQNSEQQSLIKVDQELSQSYSSKFFAKDVIILRNQALPRRGLESAKPLSTDPCTFTREKLEIAASTDLAYTFGSFKCPTFAGVYVRVWRNEDNWRVALDYSRPDP
- a CDS encoding Ku protein: MATSVWTGTISFGLVSIPVKMFTATASHDVSFNLLHNECRGRINLQNYCPQCERVVERSELIKGYQYEKNQYAIVTEEDIKSVKPESSSILDILKFVEINEIDPIYFERTYYVGADKGSEKAFALLARAMEDMGKAAVGRLVMRNHEYLVLIRPGMDGLLVHTMLYSDEIRENEFRVSKDTELRAKELDLAKQLIESLSEPLNIEEFKNEYISKMEEMLEAKIHGRKLTVVTPTQRPKVTDLMDALQKSVQMARDNKPMARVEDRKKLRKAR
- a CDS encoding polyhydroxyalkanoic acid system family protein is translated as MPTINLAVPHSLKPEEAVRRIKNLVTDIKAQFADKVTDVKEEWTGANGAFGFKVMGFDISGTVRVDTREVQIQSSLPFAALPFKSRIEMVIQEKAKQLLA
- a CDS encoding O-antigen ligase family protein, with translation MKRFSLHQFYKDSVATRFLDRAIITLVCLLILLVPLPFGSVEPRSIFWMEIAAGLCFLLWLTKLLFLGDPEYLSLFRQHQKEEREAYLRTPYFHRHPFAGLILQVLTFGKWPRKYEATNLVEETSPEPRLQTKFYSVFRYPVRNTKFELLALALLSVLVFQVLPLPHFVSKILSPQTAHLYETAAQAAETKISFHPISLDAFLTFSKLLEYTAYFFLYLVIINGVPSNDYYRFILIAVLGSAAFQAAYGLSEFYTGHQHIFAFKKKVNFDVATGTFINRNHYATYLEMSLPLLFALIAGYLHQAGRGVWRSLKERIGRVLENEGTKVLLLPLITMLIPVAIACSLSRSGILFTTVMVVTFFLLYGLLNKGLSRNLFVLLLFFLGAAVALGVIWEPLFARFAKISTEFTAERARLLLYRDTARIFLDFPIAGTGAGTFMQMFPMYRSFIANDIYRYAHNDYLQFLSEYGIVMLFLFAGLFLLILRRLRNLMKRSISRILLIQLGAFCSLVSLGLHSLTDFGIQIPAIAINSVVILALFWRTPGAEDKTS
- a CDS encoding aminotransferase class I/II-fold pyridoxal phosphate-dependent enzyme, which produces MPNHSRIYLSPPHMSGIEFEFVKDAFESNWIAPLGPHVDAFEKEFAQYLNVPYTAALSSGTAGLHIAMRLTGVQPGDEVICPTFSFCSSANAIVYEGGRPVFIDSEEKSWNIDPGLLAEELSECARKGKLPKAIVTVDLYGQCADYQKILEISRHYDVPVIEDAAEALGATYGDQKAGAFGKMAVFSFNGNKIITTSGGGMLVSSDASLIERARFLATQARDPAPHYQHSTIGYNYRLSNILAAIGRGQLSVLNERIEARRRNFETYQKSLGTVPGIQFMPEASYGLCTRWLTCITIDAKAFGASREDVRLALEAENIEARPVWKPLHMQPVFSGYRMRGREVSEKIFQTGLCLPSGSQLSFLDQKRIIEIILKTGK